The Methanofervidicoccus sp. A16 genome has a segment encoding these proteins:
- the glyS gene encoding glycine--tRNA ligase, with amino-acid sequence MKRDKYEKVMDLAKRRGYLWSSFEIYGGIAGFVDYGPLGTMLKNNIINIWREYYVVREEFYEIDSPTITPYEVLKASGHVDNFTDPIVECKECLESYRADHLIEECVSVDTEGRSLKELEELIKKYNVRCPKCGGELGEVKRYNLMFVTSIGPGGKRTGYMRPETAQGIFIQFRRLAGFFRNKLPFGVAQIGRAYRNEISPRQGVIRLREFNQAEGEFFVHPKEKTHERFKEVEDEVIPLLPADRQMDRSIDPEEKVIKITIGEAVRRGIVRHEAIGYFIVLTKKFLIDIGIDEDKLRFRQHLPDEMAHYAIDCWDAEIYTERFGWIECVGIADRTDYDLRAHMNHSGVDLRIFVEYDEPKEVETYEVELNYKEVGRIFKRDLKLVEERLKEMDIEEMERMVEELKEKGKYILRVEKDGEVKEFEILESYVKVKKVVKKIRGEKILPHVIEPSYGIDRILYCLLEHSYREEEDRVYLDLKPKVAPVKVGVFPLVNRDRLPEIAKSIKEILRKEGIVAQYDDKGAIGRRYMRMDEIGTPFCITVDGQTLEDGTVTVRYRNSREQERVKIEEVVDYIKSKL; translated from the coding sequence ATGAAGAGAGACAAGTATGAGAAGGTAATGGATCTAGCTAAAAGAAGAGGTTATCTCTGGAGTTCCTTTGAGATATACGGGGGAATTGCAGGTTTTGTAGATTACGGTCCTTTAGGTACTATGCTTAAAAATAATATTATAAACATCTGGAGGGAGTACTACGTTGTAAGGGAGGAGTTCTACGAGATAGACTCTCCAACTATAACACCTTACGAGGTTTTAAAGGCGTCAGGGCATGTGGATAACTTCACAGATCCAATTGTGGAGTGTAAGGAGTGTTTAGAGTCGTACAGGGCAGATCATCTTATTGAGGAGTGTGTATCTGTAGATACAGAGGGAAGATCTCTAAAGGAGTTGGAGGAACTTATAAAGAAATATAATGTAAGGTGTCCAAAATGTGGTGGTGAGTTGGGGGAGGTAAAGAGGTACAACCTTATGTTTGTAACATCTATAGGGCCAGGGGGCAAGAGAACTGGGTATATGAGGCCAGAAACTGCCCAGGGAATATTCATACAGTTTAGGAGGTTGGCAGGGTTCTTTAGGAATAAACTACCCTTTGGAGTGGCACAGATCGGGAGGGCGTATAGAAACGAGATATCACCGAGGCAGGGAGTTATAAGGTTGAGGGAGTTTAACCAGGCTGAGGGGGAGTTCTTCGTCCACCCTAAGGAGAAGACCCATGAGAGATTTAAAGAGGTGGAGGATGAGGTTATTCCACTACTTCCGGCAGATAGGCAGATGGATAGATCTATAGATCCAGAGGAGAAGGTAATAAAGATAACCATAGGGGAGGCTGTTAGGAGGGGGATAGTTAGACATGAGGCTATAGGGTACTTTATAGTTCTTACCAAGAAGTTTCTTATAGATATAGGGATAGACGAAGATAAGTTGAGATTTAGACAACACCTACCAGATGAGATGGCCCACTATGCAATTGACTGTTGGGATGCAGAGATATATACAGAGAGATTTGGATGGATAGAGTGCGTAGGTATTGCAGATAGGACAGATTACGATCTAAGGGCTCATATGAACCACAGTGGTGTAGATCTTAGAATATTCGTTGAATACGATGAACCTAAGGAGGTTGAAACCTACGAGGTAGAGTTGAACTATAAGGAGGTTGGAAGGATATTTAAGAGGGATTTAAAACTTGTAGAGGAGAGATTGAAGGAGATGGATATCGAAGAGATGGAGAGGATGGTAGAGGAGTTAAAGGAGAAGGGGAAATATATATTGAGGGTAGAAAAAGATGGAGAGGTTAAGGAGTTTGAGATACTGGAGAGTTATGTAAAGGTAAAAAAGGTTGTTAAAAAGATAAGGGGGGAGAAGATCCTGCCCCATGTAATTGAACCATCTTACGGTATAGATAGGATACTCTACTGTCTCCTCGAGCACTCTTATAGAGAAGAGGAAGATAGAGTATATTTAGATCTGAAACCTAAGGTAGCACCTGTTAAGGTTGGAGTATTCCCACTGGTAAATAGGGATAGACTACCTGAGATCGCCAAGAGTATAAAGGAGATTCTTAGAAAAGAAGGTATAGTTGCCCAGTACGACGACAAGGGAGCAATTGGTAGAAGATATATGAGGATGGATGAGATAGGAACACCATTCTGTATTACAGTTGACGGTCAAACCTTAGAGGATGGAACAGTTACAGTTAGGTATAGAAACAGTAGGGAACAGGAGAGGGTTAAGATAGAGGAGGTGGTGGATTATATAAAAAGTAAATTATAA
- the cdhC gene encoding CO dehydrogenase/CO-methylating acetyl-CoA synthase complex subunit beta: MDVPVSVGPMNEGERIRKPDMYVELAGPKSYGFELVKVVDGASDKVEVIGDDLDKIEEGSRVPFAVIVNVSGDGLEEDLEGVLERRVHEFFNYIEGVMHLNQRDNIWIRISKDAFEKGLRLKHIGEVLKEMFKGEFPFIKHVDVKIITDPEKVKEELERAREIYAKRDERTRSLHEEDVDVFYGCIMCQSFAPTHVCVITPDRPALCGGINYLDARAAAKIDPEGPIFEISKGECLDDVKGIYEGVNETVYSRSQGAIESVALHSALDKPCTSCGCFEAIAFYIPEVNGFGIVHRSYKGETPIGVPFSGLAGQCSGGQQVEGFCGISIAYMKSPKFLQADGGWKRVVWLPKDLKEKVVDAIPEDLRDKIATEEDISNIDELQKFLKEKNHPVVENWGAISEEVVEEEEVRVEEATGVELERPVEASMEESEGIGVEYVTPMPSEGEITVPTISLPGGFMGLPSNVRIILKNVIIQVEELVIIREDKDKKRE; this comes from the coding sequence ATGGACGTTCCTGTGTCAGTAGGTCCAATGAATGAGGGGGAGAGGATAAGAAAACCTGATATGTATGTAGAATTGGCGGGACCTAAATCCTACGGTTTTGAACTGGTTAAGGTTGTAGATGGCGCCTCTGATAAGGTGGAGGTTATAGGGGATGACTTAGACAAGATAGAGGAGGGAAGTAGAGTACCTTTTGCAGTGATAGTAAATGTCAGTGGGGATGGACTGGAGGAGGACTTAGAGGGGGTATTGGAGAGAAGGGTCCATGAGTTCTTCAACTACATAGAGGGGGTTATGCATCTAAACCAGAGGGATAACATCTGGATTAGGATTAGTAAGGATGCCTTCGAGAAGGGATTGAGATTGAAACACATAGGAGAGGTTTTAAAGGAGATGTTCAAGGGGGAGTTTCCCTTTATTAAACATGTTGATGTTAAGATTATAACAGATCCAGAGAAGGTTAAGGAGGAGTTGGAGAGGGCTAGGGAAATATACGCCAAAAGGGATGAGAGGACGAGGAGCCTCCACGAGGAGGATGTAGATGTATTCTACGGATGTATAATGTGCCAGAGTTTCGCACCTACCCACGTATGTGTTATAACTCCAGATAGACCTGCACTCTGTGGAGGTATAAACTACTTAGATGCAAGGGCTGCCGCCAAGATAGATCCAGAGGGGCCTATATTCGAGATATCTAAAGGGGAGTGTCTCGACGATGTAAAGGGTATTTACGAGGGAGTTAATGAGACAGTGTATAGCAGATCCCAGGGGGCTATAGAATCTGTTGCCCTACACAGTGCCTTAGATAAACCTTGTACCTCCTGTGGTTGCTTCGAGGCTATAGCCTTTTACATCCCAGAGGTTAATGGTTTTGGTATAGTACATAGGTCCTACAAGGGAGAGACTCCAATAGGGGTTCCATTCTCAGGATTGGCAGGACAGTGTAGTGGAGGGCAACAGGTTGAGGGCTTCTGTGGTATAAGTATAGCCTATATGAAATCTCCTAAGTTCCTCCAGGCAGATGGAGGATGGAAGAGGGTGGTGTGGCTACCTAAGGATCTCAAGGAGAAGGTAGTTGATGCCATACCTGAAGATCTAAGGGACAAGATAGCAACTGAGGAGGATATATCCAATATAGATGAACTCCAGAAGTTTTTGAAGGAGAAGAACCACCCTGTAGTGGAGAACTGGGGGGCAATTTCAGAGGAGGTTGTAGAAGAGGAGGAAGTCAGAGTAGAGGAAGCCACAGGGGTAGAATTAGAGAGACCTGTAGAGGCTAGTATGGAGGAATCTGAAGGGATAGGAGTGGAATACGTAACACCTATGCCATCTGAAGGAGAGATAACAGTTCCTACTATATCCCTCCCAGGCGGATTTATGGGGTTGCCCTCCAATGTAAGAATAATACTCAAGAACGTTATCATACAGGTAGAGGAGTTAGTTATTATAAGGGAAGACAAGGATAAAAAGAGGGAATAA
- a CDS encoding stage II sporulation protein M, which translates to MSRITYEILELAYAIKRQKTVIYSISILFLISFVVSYILILNSPGIQNFGNEMLTKFLTSLNLKNIENMEVGELFFLIIINNIFVNILNYILNIFSTLIIVFNAFILAYVLSISNPLIFILLICPHGIVEIPALILGSSAGVVLFMSFVNRLKGNKFEANDQFWDSLRLLFVSIVLFTVAAFIESFITFGIKSLLLQYIS; encoded by the coding sequence ATGAGTAGAATAACCTATGAAATCTTAGAGTTGGCATACGCCATTAAAAGACAGAAGACCGTAATATACAGCATAAGTATATTGTTCTTAATATCCTTTGTAGTCTCCTATATACTGATTTTAAATAGTCCTGGAATTCAAAATTTTGGAAATGAGATGTTGACAAAGTTTTTAACCTCTCTCAATTTAAAGAATATTGAAAATATGGAGGTAGGAGAACTTTTCTTTTTAATAATTATAAATAATATCTTCGTAAATATATTAAACTATATTCTCAATATATTTTCAACGTTAATTATAGTATTCAACGCCTTCATCTTGGCATACGTCCTATCGATAAGTAATCCATTGATATTTATACTCCTTATATGTCCCCATGGCATCGTAGAAATCCCTGCTTTGATATTAGGAAGTAGTGCAGGTGTTGTCCTCTTTATGTCCTTTGTAAATAGGTTGAAGGGTAATAAATTTGAGGCTAATGATCAGTTTTGGGATTCTCTAAGATTGCTCTTTGTTTCAATAGTACTATTTACAGTGGCAGCATTTATTGAAAGTTTTATCACCTTTGGAATCAAATCTTTACTTTTACAATATATTTCTTAA
- a CDS encoding ABC transporter ATP-binding protein, which yields MLSIENLSVQVENKVILKNINLNINVGEVHVLFGPNGAGKSTLINTIIGNPRYKVVEGSIYFKGKDITDMPIYERAKLGIGLAYQNPPAVPGVKLRDLLKIISKVDWEEIEKMAEVLNFKDFLDRDVNVGFSGGEVKRSELLQIFAQNPDFIMFDEPDSGVDVEKVKLLGRIINHLLHKDKKPADRKKSGLIITHMGHILKFINVDRAHILYNGVVACSGGPEEILNTIIKYGYERCIACYQKRRQSE from the coding sequence ATGTTATCCATTGAAAATCTATCTGTACAGGTGGAAAATAAGGTTATACTGAAGAACATTAACTTAAACATAAACGTTGGAGAGGTTCATGTACTCTTTGGTCCAAATGGGGCAGGAAAATCTACATTGATAAATACTATTATAGGGAATCCAAGGTATAAAGTGGTAGAGGGAAGTATATACTTTAAAGGTAAAGATATAACTGATATGCCTATATACGAGAGGGCAAAACTTGGGATAGGATTGGCCTATCAAAATCCACCGGCGGTACCTGGAGTAAAATTGAGAGATCTTTTAAAGATAATCTCGAAGGTAGATTGGGAAGAGATAGAGAAGATGGCAGAAGTATTAAACTTTAAGGATTTCTTAGATAGGGATGTTAATGTAGGCTTTTCAGGAGGGGAGGTTAAAAGGTCTGAACTGTTGCAGATATTTGCCCAAAATCCAGATTTCATAATGTTTGATGAGCCTGATAGTGGGGTAGATGTGGAGAAGGTCAAACTCTTAGGGAGGATTATAAACCATCTTCTCCACAAGGACAAAAAGCCTGCAGATAGGAAGAAATCAGGTTTAATAATTACCCATATGGGACATATATTGAAGTTTATAAATGTAGATAGAGCCCATATACTCTACAATGGAGTAGTCGCCTGTTCAGGTGGTCCAGAGGAGATACTTAACACTATAATAAAGTATGGTTACGAGAGGTGTATAGCATGCTATCAAAAGAGAAGGCAGAGCGAATAA
- a CDS encoding SufD family Fe-S cluster assembly protein, producing MLSKEKAERIKRIAEKYRDVPAPHGEDIDLSKYRIEESRIDINSLEDLSEEEKSKLESIGIDTREESTSGSYLQINNDVVYTRAKSKIEIIPISEALKKYNLDDYFWNLVEIKDKYTARVALERTGGFFIRVPKGVKETLPLQTCLLIGKENASQNVHNIVIVEEDAELNIVTGCATSPHVKSGLHIAVSEFYIKKNGKLTYTMIHDWGENVHVRPRTGIYIEDNGVFINNYVVITPVKSIQSYPTVYCAGKNSKATLQTVVYGRKESRIDLGSKVILSGNESRADIISRSIADDTSEVVARGRLVGEGENIKGHLECKGLIISDNARLYAVPELDARRSNIDLSHEAAVGKIAEEQLIYLMSRGLTEEEAVSLIIKGFLSMDLSGLPPTLAKAVERIMDMTLEGL from the coding sequence ATGCTATCAAAAGAGAAGGCAGAGCGAATAAAGAGAATTGCTGAAAAGTATAGAGATGTTCCTGCACCTCACGGCGAGGATATAGATCTTAGTAAATATAGGATAGAGGAGAGCAGGATAGATATAAACTCGTTAGAAGATCTTAGTGAGGAAGAGAAATCTAAGTTGGAAAGTATAGGTATTGATACCAGGGAGGAGAGTACTTCAGGTTCCTATCTACAGATAAACAACGATGTTGTCTATACAAGGGCAAAGTCTAAGATAGAGATCATACCTATCTCAGAGGCTCTGAAAAAGTATAACTTAGATGATTACTTTTGGAATTTAGTAGAAATAAAGGATAAATATACAGCCAGAGTGGCTCTGGAGAGGACAGGGGGGTTCTTCATAAGAGTTCCTAAGGGGGTTAAGGAGACTCTACCTCTTCAGACTTGTTTATTGATCGGTAAGGAGAATGCGTCTCAGAATGTTCATAATATAGTGATAGTTGAGGAGGATGCAGAGTTAAATATCGTCACAGGCTGTGCAACCTCTCCTCATGTAAAATCTGGACTACATATTGCAGTTTCTGAATTCTATATAAAGAAAAATGGGAAATTGACATATACCATGATACATGACTGGGGAGAGAATGTCCATGTAAGGCCAAGAACTGGAATCTACATTGAAGATAATGGAGTGTTTATAAACAACTACGTTGTAATTACTCCTGTAAAATCTATACAGAGTTATCCAACTGTATACTGTGCTGGAAAGAACTCGAAGGCTACACTTCAAACTGTGGTCTATGGGAGGAAAGAATCAAGGATAGATCTTGGTTCCAAGGTAATACTCTCTGGAAATGAGAGTAGGGCAGATATCATATCTAGATCTATAGCAGATGACACCTCCGAAGTTGTAGCCAGAGGAAGGTTAGTTGGAGAGGGAGAAAATATAAAGGGACATCTCGAGTGTAAGGGGTTGATAATATCAGACAATGCCCGTCTCTATGCAGTTCCTGAGTTAGATGCTAGGAGATCTAATATAGATCTCTCCCATGAGGCAGCAGTTGGGAAGATTGCAGAGGAACAGTTGATATACCTCATGTCACGAGGTCTTACTGAAGAGGAGGCGGTATCTCTTATTATCAAAGGGTTCCTAAGTATGGATCTCTCTGGACTTCCTCCAACACTTGCAAAGGCTGTGGAGAGAATAATGGATATGACACTTGAAGGACTGTAA
- a CDS encoding DUF2117 domain-containing protein gives MDIDIGVVIHGPGIVDSGYAEKILDILREFSEICNIDIRVTAKVGGNMGRVAVIDRKLEDIIDISERLYPSQCLKRLKDKDILFLLNYGKSKETGHTFGRIVVERAELDKPVIQIERPGEDDGSVLVWNRERCSGNIKKILDTLVSYISERLGLKVEECIGSRLSVWEEEGRVFRRIDTVDPGESILVNGIIVGKALGSPVVLISERGKIVEIINGEIKKDGVERLGSVDLKNAIVKTGVLRKGSFKNLKITENCRSTLNDSLGDVLIVDRGERDVLRELRNRNISTVITIGSDTTLILGNVLGRFNVKVVGIVDEDIYRYKVVEDLKVTEGSRIFLLKNCECYQVGNLLMEHLKGKRLRYEDTLRYVSDLLEKHKVIYEILNF, from the coding sequence ATGGATATAGACATTGGCGTAGTTATTCATGGGCCAGGGATAGTGGACAGTGGCTACGCAGAGAAGATCCTTGATATACTTAGAGAGTTTTCAGAGATTTGCAATATAGATATTAGGGTAACTGCTAAAGTTGGAGGAAATATGGGGAGAGTTGCAGTTATCGACAGAAAATTAGAGGACATCATCGATATATCAGAGAGGCTCTACCCATCTCAATGTTTAAAAAGATTAAAGGATAAGGATATACTTTTTCTCTTAAACTATGGTAAGTCTAAAGAGACAGGACATACCTTTGGGAGAATAGTTGTAGAGAGAGCAGAGTTAGATAAACCTGTAATACAGATAGAGAGACCAGGAGAGGATGATGGAAGTGTCTTAGTATGGAACAGGGAAAGGTGTAGTGGAAATATTAAGAAAATTTTAGACACTTTAGTATCTTATATATCTGAGAGGTTAGGATTAAAGGTTGAAGAGTGTATTGGAAGTAGGTTATCAGTATGGGAGGAGGAAGGTAGGGTTTTTAGAAGAATAGATACAGTTGATCCTGGCGAGAGTATCTTGGTAAATGGGATTATAGTGGGAAAGGCCCTGGGGAGTCCTGTAGTGTTAATATCTGAAAGGGGTAAAATCGTTGAGATTATCAACGGAGAAATAAAGAAGGATGGAGTAGAGAGGTTAGGATCTGTAGATTTAAAAAATGCTATTGTAAAAACTGGAGTTTTAAGGAAAGGTTCTTTTAAAAATCTAAAGATTACAGAGAATTGTAGATCCACATTAAATGACTCTCTAGGAGATGTGTTGATTGTAGATAGGGGGGAAAGGGATGTTCTAAGGGAGTTGAGAAATAGAAATATTTCCACTGTGATTACCATCGGTAGTGATACTACTCTGATCCTAGGTAATGTTCTTGGGAGATTCAATGTTAAAGTGGTAGGGATCGTAGATGAAGATATATACAGATACAAAGTAGTGGAGGACCTTAAGGTAACTGAGGGTTCAAGGATCTTTCTATTGAAAAACTGTGAGTGTTATCAAGTTGGAAATCTGTTGATGGAACATTTAAAAGGTAAGAGATTAAGGTATGAGGATACTTTAAGATATGTAAGTGATTTATTGGAGAAGCATAAAGTTATTTATGAGATTCTAAACTTTTAA
- a CDS encoding XTP/dITP diphosphatase — translation MKIYFATGNPNKVKEAEIILKDLEGIKIEAINLPYPEIQGTLEEVAEFGIKYLYSKIKKPVFVEDSGFFIEVLKGFPGTYSRYVQETIGNEGILKLMEDFKGEERRAYFKSVVGYCDEDGVKLFKGVVRGWVSQEIRSKGYGFAYDSIFIPEGENRTFAEMTREEKSRISHRKRALEEFKEYLKKKLK, via the coding sequence ATGAAGATATACTTCGCCACTGGAAATCCCAACAAGGTAAAAGAGGCAGAAATTATCTTAAAAGATTTAGAGGGTATAAAAATAGAGGCGATAAACCTCCCATACCCAGAAATCCAGGGAACCTTAGAGGAGGTTGCAGAGTTTGGTATAAAGTACCTCTACAGTAAGATAAAGAAGCCTGTATTTGTAGAGGACAGTGGATTCTTTATAGAGGTTTTGAAGGGCTTTCCAGGTACCTACTCAAGATACGTCCAGGAGACCATAGGAAATGAAGGTATATTGAAACTTATGGAGGATTTTAAGGGGGAGGAGAGGAGGGCTTACTTTAAAAGTGTAGTAGGTTACTGTGATGAAGATGGTGTAAAGTTGTTTAAAGGTGTTGTAAGAGGTTGGGTATCTCAGGAGATAAGGAGTAAGGGATATGGTTTCGCATACGACAGTATATTTATCCCAGAGGGAGAAAATAGAACCTTTGCAGAGATGACAAGAGAGGAGAAAAGTAGGATATCTCATAGGAAGAGAGCCTTAGAGGAATTTAAAGAGTATTTAAAAAAGAAATTGAAATAA
- a CDS encoding DDE-type integrase/transposase/recombinase — protein sequence MLRVKDIIKELKIFKRNKIPIEIKTLAIATYIQTSSVRRTARILSEIYPVSKTSVWNWINKFKEELSITTEERERDLIAVDETVVKGGGKHYYVYSAVDVERNELILMRVYTIRNHLITRSFVKKVLKYCRGEPKFLIDKAPWLISALKSLNLNFEHQTFGRGSLIESVFSSLKQRVKIFFCSINAKNPVRNWNFFCRLFVLYYNKLRWCLC from the coding sequence ATGCTAAGAGTAAAAGATATTATAAAGGAATTAAAAATCTTTAAGAGGAACAAAATACCTATAGAAATTAAAACACTCGCCATTGCAACCTACATTCAGACATCTTCAGTAAGAAGAACTGCCAGAATTCTTTCAGAGATTTATCCAGTCTCAAAAACATCAGTTTGGAACTGGATAAATAAGTTTAAAGAAGAATTATCCATTACAACAGAGGAAAGAGAAAGAGATCTAATAGCGGTGGATGAAACTGTTGTTAAAGGTGGCGGGAAGCACTATTACGTTTATTCAGCTGTAGATGTTGAGAGGAATGAATTAATTTTAATGAGAGTCTATACAATAAGGAATCATCTAATTACGAGGTCCTTTGTAAAGAAAGTACTGAAGTACTGTAGGGGTGAGCCTAAATTCCTTATAGATAAAGCCCCATGGCTAATTAGTGCTCTAAAAAGTCTTAATTTAAACTTTGAACATCAGACCTTTGGGCGGGGGAGTTTGATAGAATCGGTGTTTTCTTCTCTGAAGCAGAGGGTAAAGATCTTTTTCTGCTCTATTAATGCTAAAAATCCTGTTAGAAACTGGAACTTCTTTTGTAGGTTATTTGTTCTGTATTATAATAAACTGAGGTGGTGTTTATGTTAA
- a CDS encoding NAD(P)/FAD-dependent oxidoreductase, with the protein MRRILKDEYDVVVVGAGPGGSMASYYASKNGAKTLLVEKSQEIGEPVRCAEAVPKLEEFNIPPSEEFVRSHIKGGYLIAPNGKRIEVSGGKTEGYVVERKIFDKYLAIRSAKVGTKIAVKSRVVDLYPYEDGFKVKVIHLGEEYTVKTKIVIAADGVESSVAEMAGLKCKKSPIEVCSCAEYEMTGVKLLDKHMMEFYFGDLSPKGYAWIFPKGDTANVGLGVIDKKKKAIDYLNEFLEHPILEGRLKDATPVEFKFGGVPVGGPIERTVDDNIMVVGDAAGQVSPLTGGGIYLAMSCGSIAGEVAGKSVKKGDYSKETLMEYERRWKERFYNTLMTELKYKNILQRLSEKELNAIAEAIDGKLEEVDVKKIVFKVIKKAPSLLKYFKDIIK; encoded by the coding sequence ATGAGGAGGATATTAAAGGATGAGTACGATGTTGTAGTCGTAGGTGCAGGACCTGGAGGAAGTATGGCATCCTACTACGCCTCTAAAAATGGAGCAAAAACCTTACTTGTGGAGAAATCCCAGGAGATAGGGGAACCTGTAAGGTGTGCAGAGGCTGTGCCGAAGTTGGAGGAGTTCAACATACCTCCCAGTGAGGAGTTTGTAAGGAGTCATATAAAGGGAGGTTATCTCATAGCACCTAACGGGAAAAGGATAGAGGTTAGTGGAGGTAAGACAGAGGGGTATGTTGTAGAGAGAAAGATATTCGACAAGTATCTGGCTATAAGGAGTGCAAAGGTTGGAACTAAGATAGCAGTTAAAAGTAGGGTGGTGGATCTCTATCCATACGAAGATGGGTTTAAAGTTAAGGTTATCCATCTGGGAGAGGAATATACTGTAAAGACTAAGATAGTTATTGCTGCAGATGGTGTAGAGAGTTCTGTGGCGGAGATGGCAGGTTTAAAGTGTAAGAAAAGTCCCATAGAGGTATGCTCCTGTGCAGAGTACGAGATGACAGGGGTTAAACTCCTAGATAAACATATGATGGAGTTCTACTTTGGAGATCTAAGTCCAAAGGGGTACGCCTGGATATTTCCAAAGGGAGACACTGCAAATGTAGGTTTAGGTGTAATCGATAAAAAGAAGAAGGCTATAGATTATCTAAACGAGTTTTTAGAACATCCTATACTCGAGGGTAGGTTGAAGGATGCAACACCTGTAGAGTTTAAATTTGGTGGTGTTCCAGTTGGAGGGCCTATAGAGAGAACTGTGGATGACAACATCATGGTAGTTGGAGACGCCGCTGGACAGGTGAGTCCTCTAACAGGTGGAGGTATATATTTAGCCATGAGTTGTGGTTCCATAGCAGGAGAGGTTGCAGGTAAATCTGTTAAAAAGGGCGATTACTCTAAGGAGACTCTTATGGAGTACGAGAGGAGATGGAAGGAGAGGTTCTACAACACCCTTATGACAGAACTTAAGTATAAAAATATTTTACAGAGGTTAAGTGAAAAGGAGTTAAATGCCATTGCCGAGGCTATAGATGGTAAGTTAGAGGAAGTAGACGTAAAGAAGATAGTGTTTAAGGTTATAAAGAAGGCTCCTTCACTTTTAAAGTACTTCAAGGATATAATAAAATAA
- a CDS encoding 4Fe-4S binding protein, translating into MRINYERCGYCGACVGVCKSMAIELIENRVVIYEDRCKKCKACMIVCPLKALEE; encoded by the coding sequence ATGAGAATAAACTACGAAAGGTGTGGATACTGTGGAGCCTGTGTAGGGGTATGTAAGAGTATGGCTATAGAGTTGATAGAGAATAGAGTTGTTATATACGAGGACAGATGTAAAAAGTGTAAGGCATGTATGATAGTCTGTCCATTAAAGGCCTTGGAGGAATAG
- a CDS encoding adenylosuccinate synthetase, whose product MTCTIVVGGQWGDEGKGKIISYICSKDNPSIVARGGVGPNAGHTVEIDGKKYGIRMIPTGFPNRNSILAIGAGVLVDPEVLLKEIEMLHEFKVGERLIVDYNCGIIEEKHKKIDRSNDHLAKEIGTTGTGCGPANVDRVMRVLKLAKDIESLKPYLGDVSERINETLDRGENVLIEGTQGTLLSLYHGTYPYVTSKDTTASSFAADVGVGPTRIDEVIVVFKSYPTRVGEGPFPTEIPPEEAERLGLVEYGTVTGRRRRVGYFDYKLARKACRLNGATQIAITCLDKYDRRCYGITRYEDLTEKGKSFIEKVEEETGVPVTIISTGPELHQTIDRRE is encoded by the coding sequence ATGACATGCACAATAGTTGTAGGTGGCCAATGGGGAGATGAAGGTAAAGGTAAAATTATCAGTTATATATGTAGTAAGGATAATCCCTCCATTGTAGCAAGAGGAGGAGTAGGTCCAAATGCGGGGCATACTGTAGAGATCGACGGTAAAAAGTATGGTATAAGGATGATCCCCACAGGATTTCCCAACAGAAACTCCATACTGGCCATTGGAGCCGGGGTGTTGGTAGATCCTGAGGTGCTCCTAAAAGAGATAGAGATGCTCCATGAGTTTAAAGTAGGGGAGAGATTAATAGTTGATTACAACTGTGGTATTATAGAGGAGAAACATAAAAAAATTGATAGATCCAACGATCACCTGGCTAAGGAGATAGGTACCACTGGAACAGGTTGTGGTCCTGCAAATGTAGATAGAGTTATGAGAGTGTTGAAACTTGCTAAAGATATAGAGTCCTTAAAACCCTACCTAGGAGACGTTTCTGAAAGGATAAATGAAACCTTAGATAGGGGAGAAAACGTCCTAATAGAAGGTACCCAAGGTACCTTACTTTCCCTATACCATGGAACCTATCCCTACGTGACCTCCAAGGATACAACGGCATCCTCCTTTGCAGCAGATGTTGGTGTAGGGCCTACAAGGATAGATGAGGTTATAGTTGTCTTTAAATCCTATCCAACAAGGGTAGGAGAAGGTCCATTTCCTACAGAGATACCTCCTGAAGAGGCGGAGAGGTTAGGCCTTGTAGAGTACGGGACAGTTACTGGACGTAGAAGGAGGGTGGGCTACTTTGACTATAAACTAGCCAGGAAAGCCTGTAGGTTAAACGGTGCTACCCAGATAGCAATCACCTGCTTAGACAAGTACGACAGGAGATGCTACGGAATTACAAGGTACGAAGACTTAACTGAGAAGGGAAAGAGTTTCATAGAAAAGGTAGAAGAGGAGACTGGCGTCCCTGTGACCATCATCTCTACAGGACCTGAATTACACCAGACCATAGATAGAAGGGAATAA